In Chlorocebus sabaeus isolate Y175 chromosome 5, mChlSab1.0.hap1, whole genome shotgun sequence, one genomic interval encodes:
- the NOXO1 gene encoding NADPH oxidase organizer 1 isoform X6 has translation MLPAQGLPGQLGLQMSLQGHRQRSQHVAQTGLELLSSSSPRALASQSAWITGVCSLEATAMAGPRYPVSVQGAALVQIKRLQTFAFCVHWSDGSDTFVRRSWDEFRRLKTLKETFPVEAGLLRRSDRVLPKLLGQASLDAPLLAHGGRTSRGLARLQLLETYSRRLLATAERVARSPAITGFFAPQPLDLEPSLPPGSRVILPAPEEPPVSCAAGRLSIHSLETLSLRCLHPFYTQDTRNRPFQARAQESLDVLLRHPSGWWLVENEDQQMAWFPAPYLEATAPDQSRERGPSLGSSGPQFCASRAYESNRADELCVPAGARVRVLEKSDRGWWLCRYGDREGLLPAVLLRPEGLGALLSGTGFRGGDDPAGEARGFPEPSQATAPPPTVPTRPSPGAIQSRCCTVTRRALERRPGRLGPSRGCMDPVPVPHPTTER, from the exons ATGTTGCCCGCGCAAGGCCTGCCGGGCCAGCTCGGCCTCCAGATGAGCCTCCAG GGGCACAGACAGAGgtctcaacatgttgcccagactggtctcgaactcctgagctcaagcagtccccgtgccttggcctcccaaagtgcttggattacag GAGTCTGCAGCCTGGAGGCCACAGCCATGGCAGGCCCCCGATACCCAGTTTCAGTGCAAGGAGCAGCCCTGGTGCAGATCAAGAGGCTCCAA ACCTTTGCCTTCTGTGTGCACTGGTCAGACGGCAGCGACACCTTCGTGCGCAGGAGTTGGGACGAATTCAGGAGGCTCAAG ACCCTAAAGGAGACCTTCCCGGTGGAGGCAGGCCTGCTGCGGAGATCTGACCGCGTTCTCCCAAAGCTGCTTGGTCAGGCCAGCCTGG ATGCACCACTGTTGGCACACGGGGGGCGCACGAGCCGCGGCCTGGCGCGCCTGCAGCTGCTGGAAACCTATTCTCGGAGGCTGCTGGCGACTGCAGAGCGTGTGGCACGGAGCCCGGCGATCACTGGCTTCTTCGCACCGCAACCCCTGGACCTGGAGCCCTCGCTGCCACCCGGCAG CCGAGTGATCCTGCCCGCCCCAGAGGAGCCGCCTGTCTCGTGCGCTGCGGGCCGCCTCTCCATCCACAGTCTGGAGACTCTGAGCCTGCGCTGCCTGCATCCCTTCTATACCCAGGATACGCGGAATCGGCCTTTTCAGGCGCGGGCCCAGGAAAGCCTGGACGTGCTGCTGCGGCACCCCTCAG GCTGGTGGCTGGTGGAGAACGAAGACCAGCAGATGGCCTGGTTTCCAGCGCCCTACCTGGAGGCGACGGCCCCGGACCAGAGCCGGGAGAGAGGCCCGTCCCTAGGCAGCAGCG GTCCCCAGTTCTGTGCTTCCCGCGCCTACGAGAGCAACCGCGCAGATGAGCTGTGCGTGCCCGCGGGGGCGCGCGTGCGCGTGTTGGAAAAGTCAGACCGCGGCTGGTGGTTGTGCAG GTACGGCGACCGGGAGGGCCTCCTCCCCGCGGTGCTGTTACGGCCAGAAGGGCTGGGCGCACTCCTGAGCGGGACGGGGTTCCGTGGAGGAGACGACCCGGCCGGTGAGGCCCGGGGCTTCCCCGAACCCTCCCAGGCCACCGCCCCTCCCCCCACCGTGCCCACCCGACCTTCGCCGGGCGCCATCCAGAGCCGCTGCTGCACCGTCACACGCAGGGCCCTGGAGCGGCGCCCAGGGCGCCTGGGCCCGTCCCGAGGGTGCATGGACCCTGTGCCTGTGCCGCACCCTACTACGGAGCGGTGA
- the NOXO1 gene encoding NADPH oxidase organizer 1 isoform X10, which yields MAGPRYPVSVQGAALVQIKRLQTFAFCVHWSDGSDTFVRRSWDEFRRLKTLKETFPVEAGLLRRSDRVLPKLLGQASLDAPLLAHGGRTSRGLARLQLLETYSRRLLATAERVARSPAITGFFAPQPLDLEPSLPPGSRVILPAPEEPPVSCAAGRLSIHSLETLSLRCLHPFYTQDTRNRPFQARAQESLDVLLRHPSGWWLVENEDQQMAWFPAPYLEATAPDQSRERGPSLGSSGPQFCASRAYESNRADELCVPAGARVRVLEKSDRGWWLCRYGDREGLLPAVLLRPEGLGALLSGTGFRGGDDPAGEARGFPEPSQATAPPPTVPTRPSPGAIQSRCCTVTRRALERRPGRLGPSRGCMDPVPVPHPTTER from the exons ATGGCAGGCCCCCGATACCCAGTTTCAGTGCAAGGAGCAGCCCTGGTGCAGATCAAGAGGCTCCAA ACCTTTGCCTTCTGTGTGCACTGGTCAGACGGCAGCGACACCTTCGTGCGCAGGAGTTGGGACGAATTCAGGAGGCTCAAG ACCCTAAAGGAGACCTTCCCGGTGGAGGCAGGCCTGCTGCGGAGATCTGACCGCGTTCTCCCAAAGCTGCTTGGTCAGGCCAGCCTGG ATGCACCACTGTTGGCACACGGGGGGCGCACGAGCCGCGGCCTGGCGCGCCTGCAGCTGCTGGAAACCTATTCTCGGAGGCTGCTGGCGACTGCAGAGCGTGTGGCACGGAGCCCGGCGATCACTGGCTTCTTCGCACCGCAACCCCTGGACCTGGAGCCCTCGCTGCCACCCGGCAG CCGAGTGATCCTGCCCGCCCCAGAGGAGCCGCCTGTCTCGTGCGCTGCGGGCCGCCTCTCCATCCACAGTCTGGAGACTCTGAGCCTGCGCTGCCTGCATCCCTTCTATACCCAGGATACGCGGAATCGGCCTTTTCAGGCGCGGGCCCAGGAAAGCCTGGACGTGCTGCTGCGGCACCCCTCAG GCTGGTGGCTGGTGGAGAACGAAGACCAGCAGATGGCCTGGTTTCCAGCGCCCTACCTGGAGGCGACGGCCCCGGACCAGAGCCGGGAGAGAGGCCCGTCCCTAGGCAGCAGCG GTCCCCAGTTCTGTGCTTCCCGCGCCTACGAGAGCAACCGCGCAGATGAGCTGTGCGTGCCCGCGGGGGCGCGCGTGCGCGTGTTGGAAAAGTCAGACCGCGGCTGGTGGTTGTGCAG GTACGGCGACCGGGAGGGCCTCCTCCCCGCGGTGCTGTTACGGCCAGAAGGGCTGGGCGCACTCCTGAGCGGGACGGGGTTCCGTGGAGGAGACGACCCGGCCGGTGAGGCCCGGGGCTTCCCCGAACCCTCCCAGGCCACCGCCCCTCCCCCCACCGTGCCCACCCGACCTTCGCCGGGCGCCATCCAGAGCCGCTGCTGCACCGTCACACGCAGGGCCCTGGAGCGGCGCCCAGGGCGCCTGGGCCCGTCCCGAGGGTGCATGGACCCTGTGCCTGTGCCGCACCCTACTACGGAGCGGTGA
- the NOXO1 gene encoding NADPH oxidase organizer 1 isoform X11, with translation MAGPRYPVSVQGAALVQIKRLQTFAFCVHWSDGSDTFVRRSWDEFRRLKTLKETFPVEAGLLRRSDRVLPKLLDAPLLAHGGRTSRGLARLQLLETYSRRLLATAERVARSPAITGFFAPQPLDLEPSLPPGSRVILPAPEEPPVSCAAGRLSIHSLETLSLRCLHPFYTQDTRNRPFQARAQESLDVLLRHPSGWWLVENEDQQMAWFPAPYLEATAPDQSRERGPSLGSSGPQFCASRAYESNRADELCVPAGARVRVLEKSDRGWWLCRYGDREGLLPAVLLRPEGLGALLSGTGFRGGDDPAGEARGFPEPSQATAPPPTVPTRPSPGAIQSRCCTVTRRALERRPGRLGPSRGCMDPVPVPHPTTER, from the exons ATGGCAGGCCCCCGATACCCAGTTTCAGTGCAAGGAGCAGCCCTGGTGCAGATCAAGAGGCTCCAA ACCTTTGCCTTCTGTGTGCACTGGTCAGACGGCAGCGACACCTTCGTGCGCAGGAGTTGGGACGAATTCAGGAGGCTCAAG ACCCTAAAGGAGACCTTCCCGGTGGAGGCAGGCCTGCTGCGGAGATCTGACCGCGTTCTCCCAAAGCTGCTTG ATGCACCACTGTTGGCACACGGGGGGCGCACGAGCCGCGGCCTGGCGCGCCTGCAGCTGCTGGAAACCTATTCTCGGAGGCTGCTGGCGACTGCAGAGCGTGTGGCACGGAGCCCGGCGATCACTGGCTTCTTCGCACCGCAACCCCTGGACCTGGAGCCCTCGCTGCCACCCGGCAG CCGAGTGATCCTGCCCGCCCCAGAGGAGCCGCCTGTCTCGTGCGCTGCGGGCCGCCTCTCCATCCACAGTCTGGAGACTCTGAGCCTGCGCTGCCTGCATCCCTTCTATACCCAGGATACGCGGAATCGGCCTTTTCAGGCGCGGGCCCAGGAAAGCCTGGACGTGCTGCTGCGGCACCCCTCAG GCTGGTGGCTGGTGGAGAACGAAGACCAGCAGATGGCCTGGTTTCCAGCGCCCTACCTGGAGGCGACGGCCCCGGACCAGAGCCGGGAGAGAGGCCCGTCCCTAGGCAGCAGCG GTCCCCAGTTCTGTGCTTCCCGCGCCTACGAGAGCAACCGCGCAGATGAGCTGTGCGTGCCCGCGGGGGCGCGCGTGCGCGTGTTGGAAAAGTCAGACCGCGGCTGGTGGTTGTGCAG GTACGGCGACCGGGAGGGCCTCCTCCCCGCGGTGCTGTTACGGCCAGAAGGGCTGGGCGCACTCCTGAGCGGGACGGGGTTCCGTGGAGGAGACGACCCGGCCGGTGAGGCCCGGGGCTTCCCCGAACCCTCCCAGGCCACCGCCCCTCCCCCCACCGTGCCCACCCGACCTTCGCCGGGCGCCATCCAGAGCCGCTGCTGCACCGTCACACGCAGGGCCCTGGAGCGGCGCCCAGGGCGCCTGGGCCCGTCCCGAGGGTGCATGGACCCTGTGCCTGTGCCGCACCCTACTACGGAGCGGTGA
- the NOXO1 gene encoding NADPH oxidase organizer 1 isoform X2 — translation MLPAQGLPGQLGLQMSLQGHRQRSQHVAQTGLELLSSSSPRALASQSAWITGVCSLEATAMAGPRYPVSVQGAALVQIKRLQTFAFCVHWSDGSDTFVRRSWDEFRRLKTLKETFPVEAGLLRRSDRVLPKLLGQASLDAPLLAHGGRTSRGLARLQLLETYSRRLLATAERVARSPAITGFFAPQPLDLEPSLPPGRCLTRPKLPACSGVWSRVILPAPEEPPVSCAAGRLSIHSLETLSLRCLHPFYTQDTRNRPFQARAQESLDVLLRHPSGWWLVENEDQQMAWFPAPYLEATAPDQSRERGPSLGSSGPQFCASRAYESNRADELCVPAGARVRVLEKSDRGWWLCRYGDREGLLPAVLLRPEGLGALLSGTGFRGGDDPAGEARGFPEPSQATAPPPTVPTRPSPGAIQSRCCTVTRRALERRPGRLGPSRGCMDPVPVPHPTTER, via the exons ATGTTGCCCGCGCAAGGCCTGCCGGGCCAGCTCGGCCTCCAGATGAGCCTCCAG GGGCACAGACAGAGgtctcaacatgttgcccagactggtctcgaactcctgagctcaagcagtccccgtgccttggcctcccaaagtgcttggattacag GAGTCTGCAGCCTGGAGGCCACAGCCATGGCAGGCCCCCGATACCCAGTTTCAGTGCAAGGAGCAGCCCTGGTGCAGATCAAGAGGCTCCAA ACCTTTGCCTTCTGTGTGCACTGGTCAGACGGCAGCGACACCTTCGTGCGCAGGAGTTGGGACGAATTCAGGAGGCTCAAG ACCCTAAAGGAGACCTTCCCGGTGGAGGCAGGCCTGCTGCGGAGATCTGACCGCGTTCTCCCAAAGCTGCTTGGTCAGGCCAGCCTGG ATGCACCACTGTTGGCACACGGGGGGCGCACGAGCCGCGGCCTGGCGCGCCTGCAGCTGCTGGAAACCTATTCTCGGAGGCTGCTGGCGACTGCAGAGCGTGTGGCACGGAGCCCGGCGATCACTGGCTTCTTCGCACCGCAACCCCTGGACCTGGAGCCCTCGCTGCCACCCGGCAGGTGCCTGACTCGCCCCAAACTCCCAGCCTGCAGCGGCGTTTGGAG CCGAGTGATCCTGCCCGCCCCAGAGGAGCCGCCTGTCTCGTGCGCTGCGGGCCGCCTCTCCATCCACAGTCTGGAGACTCTGAGCCTGCGCTGCCTGCATCCCTTCTATACCCAGGATACGCGGAATCGGCCTTTTCAGGCGCGGGCCCAGGAAAGCCTGGACGTGCTGCTGCGGCACCCCTCAG GCTGGTGGCTGGTGGAGAACGAAGACCAGCAGATGGCCTGGTTTCCAGCGCCCTACCTGGAGGCGACGGCCCCGGACCAGAGCCGGGAGAGAGGCCCGTCCCTAGGCAGCAGCG GTCCCCAGTTCTGTGCTTCCCGCGCCTACGAGAGCAACCGCGCAGATGAGCTGTGCGTGCCCGCGGGGGCGCGCGTGCGCGTGTTGGAAAAGTCAGACCGCGGCTGGTGGTTGTGCAG GTACGGCGACCGGGAGGGCCTCCTCCCCGCGGTGCTGTTACGGCCAGAAGGGCTGGGCGCACTCCTGAGCGGGACGGGGTTCCGTGGAGGAGACGACCCGGCCGGTGAGGCCCGGGGCTTCCCCGAACCCTCCCAGGCCACCGCCCCTCCCCCCACCGTGCCCACCCGACCTTCGCCGGGCGCCATCCAGAGCCGCTGCTGCACCGTCACACGCAGGGCCCTGGAGCGGCGCCCAGGGCGCCTGGGCCCGTCCCGAGGGTGCATGGACCCTGTGCCTGTGCCGCACCCTACTACGGAGCGGTGA